From Caulobacter segnis, a single genomic window includes:
- a CDS encoding S1C family serine protease, giving the protein MTTPFEGHEVEARLRPSADAYRFDLDLALASMVALEAQVPPDAYTADILGTERVGNGVVVGPGGLVLTMAYLITEAEEVVLTRNDGRRVPAHVLGLDARSGLGLVQALEPLDLPVMTIGSAKRLETGDAIIAAGAGGRAHAVAGKVLARMPFAGYWEYLLDDAIIAGPAHPHWSGAALIGPKGDLVGLGSLTLEGRDQNGDARPINMFVPAELLPPILHDLARGQAPHPPRPWLGVFAQEMENHVVIVGISPKGPAARAELKAGDLILAVDGQPVSDLAEFYEAMWSLGDAGVGVPLKILREGDAFEVEIRSMDRASLLKKRRLN; this is encoded by the coding sequence GTGACCACCCCGTTCGAAGGCCATGAAGTCGAAGCCCGCCTGCGTCCGTCGGCTGACGCCTATCGCTTCGACCTGGACCTGGCGCTGGCCTCGATGGTCGCGCTGGAGGCCCAGGTTCCGCCCGACGCCTACACGGCCGACATTCTGGGGACCGAACGCGTCGGCAACGGCGTGGTCGTCGGCCCCGGCGGCCTCGTTTTGACCATGGCCTATCTGATCACCGAGGCCGAAGAGGTCGTGCTGACCCGCAACGACGGCCGCCGCGTGCCGGCCCACGTGCTCGGGCTGGACGCCCGCTCGGGCCTGGGCCTCGTCCAGGCGCTGGAGCCGCTGGACCTGCCGGTCATGACCATCGGCTCGGCCAAGAGGCTGGAGACCGGCGACGCGATCATCGCCGCCGGGGCCGGCGGCCGCGCTCACGCCGTGGCCGGCAAGGTCCTGGCTCGCATGCCGTTCGCCGGCTACTGGGAATATCTGCTGGACGATGCGATCATCGCCGGTCCCGCCCACCCGCACTGGAGCGGCGCGGCCCTGATCGGCCCCAAGGGCGACCTCGTGGGCCTGGGCTCGCTGACCCTGGAAGGCCGCGACCAGAACGGCGACGCCCGCCCGATCAACATGTTCGTGCCGGCCGAGCTGTTGCCGCCCATCCTGCACGACCTGGCTCGCGGCCAGGCCCCGCACCCGCCGCGGCCGTGGCTGGGCGTCTTCGCCCAGGAGATGGAGAACCACGTCGTCATCGTCGGCATCTCGCCCAAGGGTCCGGCCGCCCGCGCCGAGCTGAAGGCCGGCGACCTGATCCTGGCCGTCGACGGCCAGCCGGTCTCGGACCTCGCCGAGTTTTACGAAGCGATGTGGAGCCTGGGCGACGCCGGCGTCGGCGTGCCCCTGAAGATCCTGCGCGAAGGCGACGCGTTCGAGGTCGAGATCCGCTCGATGGACCGCGCCAGCCTGCTGAAGAAGCGGCGGCTGAATTGA
- a CDS encoding retropepsin-like aspartic protease family protein: MTKGPWDQPDTPPTSLPRPAAGPPVPSHRVWLWLGLLVAVGVLVAALIRAYPEAIQTGQDQANLFLKLSVVVLVSTALLRGLQGSPRQYLKYAAIWTGVIAVLALGYAYRAELSGVPQKLKLAFNVGAPVAVGERTLVVPQGEDGHYVVDGMVNDQRVRFIVDTGATETVLSPADARRLGIPVDTLNYGYESETANGKGYSAAYDTTRLEVGSIRLEGFRVMVNKAPMSGSLLGMSFLSRLDAFEFRDRQMILKWREDEKGRAY; the protein is encoded by the coding sequence ATGACAAAAGGCCCCTGGGACCAGCCCGACACCCCGCCGACATCCCTGCCCCGACCGGCCGCCGGGCCACCGGTTCCAAGCCATCGCGTGTGGCTGTGGCTGGGACTTCTGGTCGCCGTCGGCGTGCTGGTCGCAGCCTTGATCCGCGCCTATCCCGAGGCGATCCAGACCGGCCAGGACCAGGCCAACCTGTTCCTCAAGCTGAGCGTTGTGGTGCTGGTCTCGACGGCGCTGCTGCGCGGCCTGCAGGGCTCGCCGCGCCAGTACCTGAAATACGCGGCGATCTGGACAGGGGTCATCGCGGTGCTGGCCCTCGGCTACGCCTATCGCGCCGAACTGTCGGGCGTCCCGCAGAAGCTGAAGCTGGCCTTCAACGTCGGCGCGCCCGTCGCGGTCGGCGAGCGGACCCTGGTCGTGCCCCAGGGCGAGGACGGCCACTACGTGGTCGACGGCATGGTCAACGACCAACGCGTGCGGTTCATCGTCGACACCGGCGCGACCGAGACCGTGCTGAGTCCCGCCGACGCTCGTCGGCTGGGCATTCCGGTCGATACGCTGAACTATGGCTACGAGTCCGAGACCGCCAACGGCAAGGGCTACAGCGCCGCCTACGACACTACCCGCTTGGAGGTCGGGTCGATCAGGCTCGAAGGTTTCCGGGTGATGGTCAACAAGGCCCCGATGAGCGGCTCACTGCTGGGCATGAGCTTCCTGAGCCGTCTGGACGCCTTCGAATTCCGCGACCGTCAGATGATCCTGAAATGGCGCGAGGACGAGAAGGGCCGGGCCTACTAG
- a CDS encoding helix-turn-helix domain-containing protein translates to MPVRVNLDRVLLERRMSLTELSDRVGVTIANLSILKTGKARAVRFSTLDALCRELQCQPGDLLTFEYGPADADDED, encoded by the coding sequence ATGCCCGTCCGCGTGAACCTCGACCGCGTGCTGCTGGAACGGCGGATGTCGCTGACCGAATTGTCGGACCGGGTCGGCGTGACCATCGCCAACCTCTCGATCCTGAAGACCGGCAAGGCGAGGGCGGTGCGGTTCTCGACCCTGGACGCCCTGTGCCGAGAACTGCAGTGCCAGCCCGGTGACCTGCTGACGTTCGAATACGGTCCGGCGGACGCGGACGACGAGGACTAG
- a CDS encoding DUF2975 domain-containing protein — protein sequence MRALGPGSVSSFLKIILDVIYVGLWIFVSLLSLFTLVALLFSFNPELLASMLPISDAVEAVSRNGALFAGALAAWALLLGGWMVIVERLRKIFATLTAGDPFHPDNVVRLRLIGLVLAGLEVGRYVFSGMARWLAPKAKVIDDSFTLTAWFSVLVVFVLAEVFREGARLRREAELTI from the coding sequence ATGCGCGCCTTGGGGCCCGGCTCCGTTTCGAGTTTCCTGAAGATCATCCTCGACGTGATCTACGTCGGGCTATGGATCTTCGTCAGCCTGCTGTCGCTGTTCACGCTGGTCGCCCTGCTGTTCAGCTTCAATCCCGAACTCCTGGCCTCGATGTTGCCGATTAGCGACGCTGTCGAGGCCGTCAGCCGCAACGGCGCGCTGTTCGCCGGGGCCCTGGCGGCCTGGGCGCTGCTGCTGGGCGGCTGGATGGTGATCGTCGAGCGGCTGCGCAAGATCTTCGCCACCCTCACCGCCGGCGACCCCTTCCATCCCGACAACGTCGTGCGCCTGCGCCTGATCGGCCTGGTGCTCGCCGGGCTGGAGGTCGGCCGCTACGTCTTTTCGGGCATGGCCCGTTGGCTGGCCCCCAAGGCCAAGGTCATCGACGACAGCTTCACCCTGACCGCGTGGTTCTCGGTGCTGGTCGTCTTCGTCCTGGCCGAGGTCTTCCGCGAGGGCGCGCGCCTTCGCCGCGAAGCCGAACTCACGATCTGA
- the rdgB gene encoding RdgB/HAM1 family non-canonical purine NTP pyrophosphatase codes for MPLTLEKGAKLVAATHNPGKVPEIAALLDGRFEIVTAGQLGLPEPEETESTFVGNALLKARHAADLSGLPALADDSGLSVKALDGAPGIYSARWAGPGKDFAMAMDKVAERIEATGTEDYAAWFTSALAVAWPNGPAVVVEGRVDGSLVFPGRGTRGFGYDPVFIPAGESLTFGEMEPTAKDAMSHRARAFAKLKAALFD; via the coding sequence ATGCCGCTGACGCTTGAAAAGGGCGCGAAGCTCGTGGCCGCGACCCACAATCCGGGCAAGGTGCCCGAGATCGCCGCCCTGCTGGACGGCCGCTTCGAGATCGTCACCGCCGGCCAGTTGGGCCTGCCCGAGCCGGAGGAGACGGAAAGCACCTTCGTCGGCAACGCCCTCCTGAAGGCTCGCCACGCCGCCGACCTTTCCGGCCTCCCCGCCCTGGCCGACGACTCCGGTCTGTCGGTCAAGGCGCTGGACGGCGCGCCGGGGATCTACTCGGCGCGTTGGGCCGGTCCCGGCAAGGACTTCGCCATGGCCATGGACAAGGTCGCCGAGCGGATCGAGGCGACGGGGACCGAGGACTACGCGGCCTGGTTCACCTCCGCCCTGGCCGTGGCCTGGCCGAACGGCCCGGCCGTGGTGGTCGAGGGCCGCGTCGATGGGAGCCTGGTGTTCCCGGGTCGCGGGACCCGCGGCTTCGGCTACGATCCGGTCTTCATCCCCGCAGGCGAGAGCCTGACATTCGGCGAGATGGAACCCACCGCCAAGGACGCCATGAGCCATCGCGCCCGCGCCTTCGCCAAGCTGAAGGCGGCGCTGTTTGACTGA
- the hemW gene encoding radical SAM family heme chaperone HemW: protein MTDPRAGHPHRPDEGLGVYVHWPYCARICPYCDFNVVRDRGRTDEQQALADAIVADLVAQRALTGDQPLLSIFFGGGTPSLMDPAQVARVIDTAKVLWRPTPDLEISLEANPTDAEADRFAALADAGVQRLSLGVQALDDAALKALGRNHDAGAARRAIAAATRAFPRLSIDLIYARPGQTDAAWRAELSEAIALGPEHVSPYQLTIEHGTAFDRAVGRGTLVVPDEDLAATLFETTQEILEAAGFDAYEVSNHARGEAARSRHNLVYWRGRDYVGVGPGAHGRLTLPANPGLGGRAATIAHRAIKTYVAAVADTGVGFEREILAAEEAAEERLVLGLRIDEGVGFDEMAPLGLSPSLPKVRDLVEAGLLADDSNRLRATRTGRLVLDRLTGTLAT, encoded by the coding sequence TTGACTGATCCCCGCGCGGGCCACCCTCATCGACCTGACGAGGGCCTGGGCGTCTATGTCCACTGGCCCTATTGCGCGCGCATCTGCCCCTATTGCGACTTCAACGTCGTCCGCGACCGAGGCCGCACCGACGAGCAGCAGGCCCTGGCCGACGCCATCGTCGCCGACCTGGTCGCCCAGCGCGCCCTGACCGGCGACCAGCCTCTGCTGTCGATCTTCTTCGGCGGCGGCACGCCCTCGCTGATGGATCCGGCCCAGGTCGCCCGGGTGATCGACACCGCCAAGGTCCTGTGGCGGCCGACCCCCGACCTGGAGATCAGCCTGGAGGCCAACCCGACCGACGCCGAGGCCGACCGCTTCGCGGCCCTGGCCGACGCCGGGGTCCAGCGGCTGTCGCTGGGGGTTCAGGCCCTGGACGACGCCGCGCTGAAGGCGCTGGGCCGCAACCACGACGCCGGCGCGGCGCGGCGGGCGATCGCGGCCGCGACGCGGGCCTTCCCGCGCCTGTCGATCGACCTGATCTACGCCCGTCCGGGCCAGACCGACGCCGCCTGGCGCGCCGAGCTTTCCGAAGCTATCGCCCTAGGCCCCGAGCACGTCTCGCCCTATCAGCTGACCATCGAGCATGGCACGGCCTTCGATCGGGCGGTGGGGCGCGGGACCTTGGTCGTGCCCGACGAGGACCTGGCCGCGACCCTGTTCGAGACGACGCAGGAGATCCTCGAGGCCGCCGGCTTCGACGCCTACGAGGTCTCCAACCATGCGCGGGGCGAGGCCGCCCGCTCGCGACACAATCTGGTCTACTGGCGTGGTCGCGACTATGTCGGCGTCGGCCCCGGCGCGCACGGACGCCTGACCCTGCCCGCCAATCCTGGTTTGGGGGGGCGCGCGGCGACCATCGCCCACCGCGCCATCAAGACCTATGTCGCCGCCGTGGCCGACACGGGCGTCGGCTTCGAGCGCGAGATCCTCGCCGCCGAAGAGGCCGCCGAGGAGCGCCTGGTTCTGGGCCTGCGAATCGACGAGGGGGTCGGTTTCGACGAAATGGCCCCCCTGGGCCTCTCGCCGTCCCTGCCCAAGGTCCGCGATCTGGTGGAGGCCGGCCTGCTGGCCGACGACTCCAATCGATTGCGCGCCACTCGGACGGGTCGCCTCGTTCTGGACCGGCTGACAGGAACGCTCGCGACCTGA
- the rsmI gene encoding 16S rRNA (cytidine(1402)-2'-O)-methyltransferase gives MSRQLPPPALSDAPLAPGLYLVATPIGNLRDITLRALDVLAGCDVLLAEDTRVTGKLLSAYGIRTRLERHDEHVAERAIPGILERLEAGERVALVSDAGTPMVSDPGYRLAREAIAAGHPVIPIPGASAALAALTLAGLPTDRFLFAGFPPPKSAARRTFLEEFANTRATLIFYEGASRVADCLADMAVVFGGDRQAAVCRELTKLYETCVRGPLDALAADPRFEAPKGEIVILVGPGAEKVASADDAEAALREAMARLPLGEAASEVAKALGLSRKDLYRQALALKERT, from the coding sequence TTGAGCCGTCAGCTTCCCCCGCCAGCCCTGTCGGACGCGCCCTTGGCGCCCGGCCTCTATCTGGTGGCGACGCCGATCGGCAACCTGCGCGACATCACCCTGCGGGCGCTGGACGTGCTGGCCGGCTGCGACGTGCTGCTGGCCGAGGACACCCGCGTCACCGGCAAGCTGCTCTCGGCCTACGGGATCCGCACCCGGCTGGAACGCCACGACGAGCACGTGGCCGAACGGGCGATCCCCGGCATTCTGGAACGGCTGGAGGCCGGCGAGCGCGTGGCCCTGGTTTCGGACGCCGGCACCCCCATGGTGTCCGACCCCGGCTATCGTCTGGCGCGCGAGGCGATCGCGGCCGGCCATCCGGTGATCCCGATCCCCGGCGCTTCTGCCGCTCTCGCGGCGCTCACCCTGGCGGGCCTCCCCACCGACCGCTTCCTGTTCGCCGGGTTCCCGCCGCCCAAGAGCGCCGCCCGCCGGACCTTCCTGGAAGAGTTCGCCAACACCCGCGCCACCCTGATCTTCTACGAAGGCGCTTCGCGGGTCGCCGACTGCCTGGCGGACATGGCCGTCGTGTTCGGCGGCGACCGGCAGGCGGCGGTGTGCCGTGAACTGACCAAGCTCTACGAGACCTGCGTGCGCGGCCCGCTGGACGCGCTGGCCGCCGACCCGCGCTTCGAGGCCCCCAAGGGCGAGATCGTCATCCTGGTGGGTCCCGGCGCGGAGAAGGTCGCCAGCGCCGACGACGCCGAGGCCGCCCTGCGCGAGGCCATGGCCCGCCTGCCCCTCGGCGAAGCCGCCTCCGAGGTCGCCAAGGCCCTGGGCCTGTCGCGCAAGGACCTCTATCGCCAGGCCCTGGCCTTGAAGGAGCGGACCTGA
- a CDS encoding YraN family protein produces the protein MVAGVRQARGAEARKLGRRAEVLAALWLMAKGYRILGFRLATPLGEIDLLAQRGKVMAVVEVKQRTTIEDALDAVTPTQRDRLHRAAAHLGAHRAGLRDLIVRLDLIALAPGRAPRHLPNAWPDGFMTGGPA, from the coding sequence ATGGTCGCCGGCGTCCGTCAAGCGCGCGGCGCCGAGGCGCGCAAGCTGGGACGCCGCGCCGAGGTGCTGGCGGCGCTGTGGCTGATGGCCAAGGGCTATCGGATCCTGGGCTTCCGCCTGGCCACGCCGCTGGGCGAAATCGACCTGCTGGCGCAACGCGGCAAGGTGATGGCCGTTGTGGAAGTCAAGCAACGAACCACGATCGAGGACGCCCTGGACGCCGTGACGCCGACCCAGCGTGACCGCCTGCATCGCGCCGCCGCCCATCTGGGCGCGCATCGCGCCGGGCTGCGCGACCTGATCGTCCGCCTGGACCTGATCGCCCTGGCGCCCGGCCGCGCGCCGCGCCACCTGCCAAACGCCTGGCCGGATGGCTTCATGACGGGAGGCCCGGCATGA
- a CDS encoding SirB1 family protein has translation MTRDEAEDILTRAGEGPDETFPLFEAALACAIHDDPGRDATPAIDLARDAVERLRRRAETESPEEAVAETLAGDLRLTGDVLTYDHPDNADVIAIADRRKGLPVALGVFYLHAARQVGLELFGVDFPGHFLLRIETEEGPLALDPFSEGRVVLPSELSRRALRTGLMPDVASRLELLMAPISDRAVLIRLQNNIFARAQQAKDWPRAERSALRRALLNPADHRPWLDVAAAREGQGALAGALQALSRAQILDGGAAIAARAARERMRLRLN, from the coding sequence ATGACGCGCGACGAGGCCGAGGACATCCTGACCCGGGCCGGCGAAGGTCCCGACGAGACCTTCCCGTTGTTCGAGGCCGCCTTGGCCTGCGCCATCCACGACGATCCCGGCCGCGACGCCACGCCGGCCATCGACCTGGCCCGCGACGCGGTCGAGCGTCTGCGCCGCCGCGCCGAGACCGAGTCGCCCGAGGAAGCCGTGGCCGAGACCCTGGCCGGCGACCTGCGGCTGACCGGCGACGTCCTGACCTACGATCATCCCGACAACGCCGACGTCATCGCCATCGCCGATCGCCGCAAGGGCCTGCCGGTGGCGCTGGGCGTCTTCTACCTGCACGCCGCCCGCCAGGTGGGGCTGGAGCTGTTCGGCGTCGACTTCCCCGGTCACTTCCTGCTGCGCATCGAGACCGAAGAAGGCCCCCTGGCCCTGGATCCATTCAGCGAAGGCCGGGTGGTGCTGCCGTCCGAGCTCTCGCGCCGAGCCCTGCGCACCGGCCTGATGCCCGACGTCGCCTCGCGGCTGGAGTTGCTGATGGCCCCGATCTCGGATCGCGCCGTGCTGATCCGCCTGCAGAACAACATCTTCGCCCGCGCCCAGCAGGCCAAGGACTGGCCACGCGCCGAGCGCTCGGCCCTGCGCCGCGCCCTGCTCAATCCCGCCGACCACCGCCCATGGCTGGACGTCGCCGCCGCCCGCGAGGGCCAGGGGGCCTTGGCGGGGGCTCTGCAGGCCCTCTCCCGCGCCCAGATCCTGGACGGCGGCGCGGCGATCGCCGCCAGAGCCGCACGCGAACGCATGCGGCTCAGACTCAACTAG